One window from the genome of Nitrospira defluvii encodes:
- a CDS encoding DUF2934 domain-containing protein, with protein sequence MKKSSASKKSAPRRTPQRGPAVTGRNQGPGPAQDIQVRIAARAHELYEQRGCLDGYHLRDWLEAEREILGHPVDKDKSSERI encoded by the coding sequence ATGAAGAAATCATCAGCGTCGAAGAAGAGCGCCCCTCGTCGGACGCCACAAAGAGGGCCTGCGGTGACCGGGCGGAATCAGGGGCCTGGCCCAGCGCAGGATATTCAGGTGCGCATCGCGGCCCGGGCGCATGAGTTGTATGAACAGCGAGGATGTCTGGACGGCTATCACCTGCGTGACTGGTTGGAAGCGGAACGAGAAATTCTCGGGCATCCGGTGGACAAGGATAAGTCCTCCGAACGCATCTAA
- a CDS encoding response regulator, producing the protein MEGYGKRVLVADGEVSVRRLVTLVLEQAGYIVHEAADGFEALGEMKKRRFDVVVADYRMPRLDGEQFLILSRLMWPQTPTILLSAELHNVPSRLSLYGPCTFLAKPFDSQRLLGVVRGALELTCGCPDQDVVPLNSAGGSVSLSPS; encoded by the coding sequence ATGGAAGGGTATGGGAAACGCGTGCTCGTTGCGGATGGTGAGGTGAGTGTGCGTCGGTTGGTCACATTGGTGCTCGAACAGGCCGGGTATATCGTGCATGAGGCAGCAGATGGGTTTGAGGCCTTGGGAGAGATGAAAAAACGACGCTTCGATGTGGTGGTCGCAGACTACCGGATGCCTCGCCTCGACGGGGAACAGTTCCTGATCCTTAGCCGCCTTATGTGGCCGCAGACTCCCACCATTCTTTTGTCTGCGGAATTACACAATGTGCCCAGCAGACTCAGCCTGTATGGACCCTGCACGTTCTTGGCAAAGCCGTTCGATTCGCAGCGCCTCCTGGGCGTGGTGCGGGGGGCGCTGGAGCTGACCTGCGGCTGTCCCGACCAAGATGTCGTTCCGCTCAACAGCGCAGGCGGCAGCGTGTCATTGTCTCCTTCCTAG
- a CDS encoding prohibitin family protein, with amino-acid sequence MRQWMGILLIIASMAAWQGCGNTVHPGQRGLRWYPLTEGLTTETLKSGFYWRAPWNDIFIYDVRLQSYTETVDALSSDDLLVQLKTAIIMRPIIDEVYFLAQEIGPDFYPRVVKPELLAAVRSVVSNYPMVSVPEKSAEIASKVQAVVVEKLKGRHLEVHSVALADIELAKIVLEAVERKQAKEQEKEQKEFELVIAEKDAEIARRRARGEGDAVRIRSEGEAEGTKIRAMGQARAQETITKTLTPEYLRYKLYDSPNAKMVLVPDNLQVPILLNPNDGRGTGGLGTTMHAEEPLTGVGR; translated from the coding sequence ATGCGGCAATGGATGGGGATCCTCTTGATCATAGCGTCGATGGCGGCCTGGCAGGGCTGCGGCAACACGGTGCATCCAGGACAGCGTGGACTTCGCTGGTATCCCTTAACGGAAGGGTTGACTACGGAGACCTTGAAGAGTGGCTTCTATTGGCGTGCCCCGTGGAACGACATTTTTATCTATGACGTTCGTCTGCAGAGTTACACCGAAACAGTGGATGCTCTGAGTTCGGATGATCTGTTGGTTCAGTTGAAGACTGCCATCATCATGCGGCCGATTATCGACGAAGTGTATTTTCTGGCACAGGAAATCGGCCCTGATTTTTATCCCAGAGTCGTGAAGCCGGAGTTGTTGGCGGCCGTGCGCAGCGTGGTGTCGAATTACCCAATGGTCTCGGTGCCGGAGAAAAGTGCGGAGATCGCCAGCAAAGTGCAGGCCGTCGTGGTGGAAAAGCTCAAGGGGCGTCACCTCGAGGTGCACAGTGTGGCGCTGGCCGACATCGAATTGGCCAAGATCGTTCTGGAGGCGGTGGAACGGAAACAGGCCAAGGAGCAGGAAAAGGAACAGAAGGAATTTGAGCTGGTGATTGCGGAGAAAGATGCGGAGATTGCGAGGCGCCGCGCCCGTGGGGAAGGCGATGCAGTCCGGATCAGGTCTGAGGGTGAGGCGGAGGGGACGAAGATTCGCGCAATGGGGCAAGCCAGGGCACAGGAGACGATCACCAAAACACTGACGCCGGAGTATCTGCGATACAAATTGTACGACAGTCCGAACGCCAAAATGGTGTTAGTGCCGGACAACCTGCAGGTGCCGATTCTGCTGAATCCAAACGACGGACGAGGGACAGGTGGCCTTGGGACGACGATGCATGCCGAGGAGCCGCTGACGGGGGTGGGCCGATAG
- a CDS encoding DUF488 domain-containing protein: protein MVQIKRAYSEPNPSDGLRILVDRVWPRGCKKELLRLDAWRKDLGPSTELRKWFDHDPQKWSEFCVRYRKELQQPEQHRAIEDLARLARKQTVTLVFGAADTAHNQAVVLKELIERAGG from the coding sequence ATGGTTCAGATCAAACGTGCATACAGCGAACCGAATCCAAGTGATGGCCTCCGGATTCTTGTAGACCGCGTGTGGCCACGAGGTTGCAAGAAAGAACTGCTGAGGCTTGATGCGTGGCGAAAAGATCTGGGCCCGAGCACCGAGCTTCGTAAGTGGTTCGACCATGATCCCCAGAAGTGGTCAGAGTTCTGCGTTCGCTATCGTAAGGAATTACAGCAGCCTGAACAGCACCGCGCCATTGAAGATCTGGCCAGATTGGCGCGCAAGCAGACAGTCACGCTAGTCTTCGGCGCGGCAGATACAGCACACAATCAGGCGGTGGTCTTGAAGGAATTGATTGAACGGGCAGGAGGATAG